From the Vibrio alginolyticus NBRC 15630 = ATCC 17749 genome, one window contains:
- the rsmF gene encoding 16S rRNA (cytosine(1407)-C(5))-methyltransferase RsmF, with protein sequence MHPNVYIPDAFLEKIQTILPAHLNMEDFIASCQKPLRKSIRVNTLKISVEAFLERAEAKGWKLSPVPWCDTGFWIEADESVVPLGNTAEHMSGLFYIQEASSMMPVSALFMNDESYDAVLDTAAAPGSKTTQIAALMNNEGVLVANEYAASRVKVLHANVERCGVRNAALSNFDGRVFGGWLPEQFDAVLLDAPCSGEGTVRKDEDAMKNWTQASVLDIADTQKDLIESAFHALKPGGVMVYSTCTLSTEENQQVCQHLKETFGDAVEFESLENLFENAEAALTEEGFLHIFPQVYDCEGFFVARIRKLAAVEAPEVKKRMGKFPFAKTSKKESTEIAQQLQSALGIKLPNDSSVWLRDKDVWLFPNALEAMIGELRFSRMGIKIAEAHKNGYRWQHQVATALATGSESNAIELSIEEAREWYMGRDVRPQTIPEGMKTGKGEVLVTYQGAVIGLGKWVSNRIKNGLPRELVRDKNLF encoded by the coding sequence TTGCATCCTAATGTTTACATCCCAGACGCGTTTCTGGAAAAAATCCAAACTATCCTTCCTGCTCACCTCAACATGGAAGACTTTATCGCGTCGTGCCAAAAGCCACTGCGCAAAAGTATTCGAGTTAATACGTTGAAGATCAGTGTTGAAGCGTTTCTAGAACGAGCAGAAGCAAAAGGCTGGAAGCTTTCTCCTGTGCCTTGGTGTGACACGGGGTTTTGGATTGAAGCGGATGAGTCAGTTGTACCATTAGGCAACACAGCAGAACACATGTCTGGCTTATTCTACATTCAAGAAGCCAGTTCGATGATGCCGGTATCTGCTCTGTTTATGAATGATGAATCTTACGATGCCGTGTTAGATACCGCAGCCGCTCCAGGCTCAAAAACCACTCAAATTGCAGCTTTAATGAACAACGAAGGTGTACTTGTGGCCAATGAATACGCCGCAAGTCGTGTAAAAGTACTGCACGCTAATGTGGAACGTTGTGGGGTACGTAACGCCGCACTAAGTAACTTCGATGGACGCGTTTTTGGCGGTTGGCTACCAGAACAATTTGATGCGGTTTTGCTCGACGCGCCTTGCTCTGGAGAAGGCACCGTTCGCAAAGACGAAGATGCGATGAAAAACTGGACGCAAGCTTCCGTACTCGACATCGCTGACACACAGAAAGATCTTATTGAAAGCGCCTTCCATGCATTAAAGCCCGGTGGTGTGATGGTTTACTCAACATGTACGCTCAGTACAGAAGAAAACCAACAAGTTTGTCAACACTTGAAAGAAACCTTTGGGGATGCTGTAGAGTTTGAAAGCCTTGAGAACTTGTTTGAAAACGCAGAGGCAGCTCTAACTGAAGAAGGCTTTTTGCATATTTTCCCACAGGTCTACGACTGTGAAGGGTTCTTTGTTGCAAGAATTCGCAAACTGGCTGCTGTTGAGGCGCCAGAAGTCAAAAAGCGCATGGGGAAATTCCCCTTTGCTAAAACTTCAAAAAAAGAATCGACAGAAATTGCTCAACAACTCCAAAGCGCGTTAGGTATTAAACTTCCAAATGACAGTTCTGTATGGCTTCGCGATAAAGATGTCTGGTTATTCCCTAATGCTTTAGAAGCGATGATCGGCGAATTACGCTTCTCCCGTATGGGTATAAAGATCGCGGAAGCCCATAAAAATGGCTACCGTTGGCAACACCAAGTCGCGACTGCCCTGGCGACAGGTTCTGAAAGCAACGCCATTGAACTCAGTATTGAAGAAGCGCGCGAATGGTACATGGGGCGTGATGTTCGCCCACAAACCATTCCTGAGGGAATGAAAACAGGTAAAGGCGAAGTGCTTGTCACCTATCAAGGCGCAGTTATTGGCCTTGGCA